A section of the Rhizobium sp. BG4 genome encodes:
- the ytfQ gene encoding galactofuranose ABC transporter, galactofuranose-binding protein YtfQ — MKLKTALLSATILAACMFGSAQAAGLVVGFSQIGSESGWRAAETTVTKQQAEKRGIDLKFSDAQQKQENQIKAIRSFIAQGVNAILLAPVVETGWDAVLKEAKEADIPVILLDRTIKAPEDLYLTAVTSDQVHEGKVAGDWLVKTVGDKKCNIVELQGTTGSSPAIARKKGFEEAIKGHNNLKIVRSQTGDFTRAKGKEVMESFLKAENGGKDICALYAHNDDMAVGAIQAIKEAGLKPGKDILTISIDSVPDLFKAMADGEANATVELTPNMAGPAFDALDAYLKDKKAPPKWIQTESKLYTQADDPMKVYEEKKGQGY, encoded by the coding sequence ATGAAACTGAAAACTGCACTCTTGAGTGCCACGATTCTGGCTGCCTGCATGTTCGGTTCGGCCCAGGCCGCCGGTCTCGTTGTCGGCTTTTCGCAGATCGGCTCGGAATCGGGCTGGCGCGCTGCCGAAACGACCGTGACCAAGCAGCAGGCCGAGAAGCGCGGCATCGATCTCAAGTTCTCCGATGCTCAGCAGAAGCAGGAAAACCAGATCAAGGCGATCCGCTCCTTCATCGCCCAGGGCGTCAACGCCATCCTGCTCGCACCTGTTGTCGAAACCGGCTGGGATGCCGTCCTGAAGGAAGCCAAGGAAGCCGATATCCCGGTCATCCTGCTCGACCGCACGATCAAGGCGCCGGAGGATCTCTACCTCACCGCCGTGACCTCGGATCAGGTCCATGAAGGCAAGGTTGCCGGTGACTGGCTGGTCAAGACCGTCGGCGACAAGAAGTGCAACATCGTCGAGCTTCAGGGCACGACCGGTTCCTCGCCGGCGATCGCCCGCAAGAAGGGCTTCGAGGAAGCCATCAAGGGTCATAACAACCTGAAGATCGTCCGCAGCCAGACCGGCGACTTCACCCGCGCCAAGGGCAAGGAAGTCATGGAAAGCTTCCTGAAGGCGGAGAACGGCGGCAAGGATATCTGCGCCCTCTACGCCCATAACGACGACATGGCCGTCGGCGCCATCCAGGCGATCAAGGAAGCCGGCCTGAAGCCGGGCAAGGACATCCTGACGATCTCGATCGACTCCGTTCCGGATCTCTTCAAGGCGATGGCTGACGGCGAGGCGAACGCCACGGTCGAGCTGACGCCGAACATGGCGGGTCCGGCCTTCGATGCGCTCGATGCGTATCTGAAGGACAAGAAGGCACCGCCGAAGTGGATCCAGACGGAATCCAAGCTCTACACGCAGGCCGACGATCCGATGAAGGTCTACGAGGAGAAGAAGGGTCAGGGCTACTGA